The Geothrix sp. DNA segment CACGATGGTGGCGCTGGGGCCCTTGAGGCCGTAGGCGAGGGCGAGGTGTCCGCTGGCGGCGTTGGCCACGCAGTTGGGGAAGACCAGCGGCGAGGCGCCTTCGGGCCCGCGCTGGAGGTAGGGCCGCATGAAGGCCTCGCTGGCCTCGCTGCCGCCCGTGAGTGAACCCACGGCCACGGCGATGCGCTCGCCCATGGCTTTCGGATCGAGCCCGGCATCGGCGAAGGCCTGGTGGGCCGCCACCCAGGCGAAGCGCGACGGCCGGTCCAGGCGGCGCAGCTGCATGGGCGGGATGGTGCCCACGGGGTTGAAGGCCGCGCAGGCGGCGCCGCGGCCCAGCCCGAGGGCTTCGGGGAGGTCCGCGAAGCAGGGGGCGCCTGAAGCCAGGCTGGCACGAGCTGTCTCGATGCCATCTCCGCAGGGCAGCACCAGGCCCAGGCCCGTGATGACGAGGTCTGTGCCGCTCACCGGCCCTCCCAGCGACGCACAAGAAGGCTTGTGTTGTTGCCTCCGAAGGCGAACGCATTGACCAGCGCGGCCCGCAGGAGCCGCTGCTTCGCCACCTTCGGCGTGCAGTCCAGATCGCAAATGGGATCGGCTTCCTCCAGCCGCAGGGTGGGGCTCACCACCTGGTCGCGCAGGGCCAGGATGGCGGCGGCCGCCCCGAAGGCCCCGGCGGCGCCCAGAGTGTGGCCGAACTGGCTCTTGGTGCTGGTGACGGAGATGGCGTCAGCGGCCGTTCCGAGCGCGCGGCGGATGGCCAGGCACTCGGCGCCGTCGTTGGCCGGGGTGGCGGTACCATGGGCGGAGACCAGGTCGATGCCGGAGGCGTCCAGGCCCCCGGTGCGCAGGGCCATGGTCATGGCCCGGGCGGCACCCTCGCCCTCCGGGTGGGGGGCCGTGGGGTGGTGGGCGTCCATGCTGGCGCCATAGCCCAGCACCTCGGCGTAGATCATGGCGCCCCGGGCTCGGGCCCCGTCGAGGGTCTCCAGCACCAGCTGGACGGCGCCCTCCCCCAGGTTCAGGCCGGCCCGGTCGCGGCTGAAGGGGCGGCACTTCTTCGCGTCCACGGCCTTGAGGCAGGAGAAGCCGGCGTAGGTGGTGCGGCAGAGGTTCTCGGCGCCCCCGGCCACGGCGAAGTCGAGCTCGCCCGCCGCCAGCCGCTCCCAGGCCTGGCCCAGGGCCAGCAGGCTGGAGGAGCAGGCGTTCATGATCGTCCCCCGGGGACCCTGGGAACCCACCCGGCGGGCCAGGGCATCCGTGACCGTGCTGGGGCTCTGGTAGGCGGGTTCCGAGGCCCGTCCCCGGCGCCCGGCCAACCGTTCCTCCAGGAAGGCCTCCGCCACAGGCAGGCCGCTGGTGCCGGCCCCCTGGAAGACGCCGATGCGGGTCGGGTCGCCCTGGGGCACCAGGCCATCCAGGGCCTCCTCCAGCGCGCCCAGGGCCATGCGCTCGCAGAGGGTCTGATGGCGGCCCGGGTCCATGGCCACCTGCCCGGCCAGCTGGGCCGGCTCCAGGGGCAGGGAGAGACGGGTGAGGGGGGCCAGGCCATCCTTCCCTTCGAGCATGGCGGACCAGGTGCCTTCCCGGCCCAGGGCCAGGGAGGACACGATGCCAAGGCCCGTCACCACCACGCGCTGAGGGGGTCGGTTCATAGGCGCTTGACCAGCAGGGCGGCGGTGCAGAGGTCCCGGCCCTCGCAGCTGACGGTGCCCCGGATCTTCATCATCCCCGCAAAGGCGCCATCGGACCGGACCTCCAGGCGCAGGCGGTCGCCGGGCAGGGCGGGGGCCCTGAACCGGGCATCCTGCACGCCGGCCAGGAAGATGGCCGCCCCGTGCAGGGGCTCGGCTTCCAGGAACCCCCCGGCCTGGGCCAGCATCTCCAGCAGCAGCACGCCGGGCACCAGGGGGTGTCCTTCGAAATGGCCCTGGAGGTAGGGCTCACCATTGGTGACGAGCTTTTCCGCCACCACGCGCACCCCGGGCTCGCGCTCCAGCACCCGGTCCACCAGCAGGAAGGGGTAGCGGTGCGGCAAGTGGGCCGGAATGTCAGTCATCGGTCGCCTTCGGCTACTTGGCGTTCTCAGCGATGAAGTCCGTGAGGGCCTGCACGGACTTGAAGGCCTTGAGGCCCGCGGCCTCGTCCTCGATCTTCACGCCGAAGACCTGCTCGATGCCCAGCACCAGCTCCAGGGCGTCGATGGAGTCCAGGCCCAGCCCCTCGCCGAAGAGGGGGGCCCCGTCGTCGATCTGGTCCGGCGTCATCCCCTCGAGCTTCAGGCGCTCGATGATCATCTCTTTGACGCGCAGCTTGAGGTCGCTCATGGGGTTCCCGGCAGAAGGGTGGAAAGGCCCCCTAGATCCTAGCCAACGTCTGCGTTGGCTAGGGGATTCTATCCCGAACCCCGGCGTCCAGGACGCTTGTGATCTTGACATCGCTCCCGGTGGTTCAAAGGGCGCTAAGCTGGACCCTCGCGGAATCCTCCGCCCGAGAGCGCCATGGCCCATCCCGCATCGCCCTTCTTGTCGGTCCTGATCCTGTTGCTGGTGGCTGCCGTGACGGCCGCCGCCATCCTCGTGCTGTCGGGCTGGGTGCTCCCCATGCTGAAGCCGAACAATCCCCAGGAGGCCAAGCTGCGGGTCTACGAGTGCGGCGTGCCGCCCGTCCAGAGCGGGGCCCGGCACAAGTACTCCGTGAAGTTCTACCTGACGGCCATGCTCTTCATCCTGTTCGACGTGGAAGCCGCCTTCCTGCTGCCCTGGGCCGTGAACTTCAAGACGGCGCTCTGGACCTTCGGCGCCATGCTGAGCTTCATGGCCACCCTGCTGGTGGGCTTCATCTACGCCTGGGGCAAGGGCGCCTTCGAGTGGGAGCGCTGACATGGCCGAGCTGGACATCAACGATGCCGTGATGACCACCCGCCTGGACGCGGTGGTCAACTGGGGCCGCAAGAACAGCCTGTGGCCCATGCCCTTCGGCGTGGCCTGCTGCGCCATCGAGTTCATGAGCATGATGTCGTCCAAGTACGACCTCAGCCGCTTCGGCGCCGAGGCCATGCGCTTCAGCCCCCGGCAGAGCGACATGATGCTGGTGCTCGGCACCATCACCAACAAGATGGCCCCGGTGCTCCGCACCATCTACGCCCAGATGGCCGAGCCCAAGTGGGTGATCTCGGTGGGCGTCTGCGCGTCGTCGGGCGGCATGTACCGCACCTACGCCACCCTGCAGGGCATCGACCGGATCATCCCCGTGGACGTCTACGTGCCGGGCTGCCCGCCCCGCCCCGAAAGCATCATCTACGGCGTCATGAAGCTGCAGGAGCAGATCGAGAAGGAATCGCTCTCCATGCGCAAGGATCACATCGCGCGGTTCTACGAAAGCCTGGAGCGGCAGGACGCTCTGCAGGCGGCGAAGGGCCTCACCAGCCAGCAGACCATCCGCGAGATGCTGATGGACGCCGGCGAGCGCGGCGTGGGTACCATTTTCTAGGCGGGATGGACCATGAGCATGAAGCAGGAGCGAAATGCCACTTTGGTGAAGCCGAAGCCCGGAGGGCGCGGCACAGGAGGTGCCGCGTGATCATCGAGCACATCGACGCACAGCTCCCGGGGACCGTCACCGACCGGCACGACTTCCGGGGTGACCAGACCATCGTCATCGCGAAGGAGAACCTGCTGGCCGTGGTGGACCTGCTCCACCGCGAGGGCTTCCAGTTCCTGGTGGACATCACGGCGGTGGACTGGCCCGAGCGTGAGCAGAGGTTCGACGTGGTCTACCACTGGCTCAACCTGGCCAGCCAGGAGCGCCTGCGGGTGAAGGTGCCCGTGGCCGACGGCGAGTCGGTCGCCAGCCTGGCTGGCCTGTTCAAGACCGCCAACTGGTTCGAGCGCGAGGTCTTCGACCTCTTCGGCATCCGCTTCGAGGGCCACCCGGACCTGCGGCGCCTGCTGACCTGGGACGACTTCCAGGGCCACGCCCTCCGCAAGGACTTCCCCCTGGATGGCGGCGACGTCTTCTGCATGGAAGGTTGCACCGCGCCCTACAACAACGGCGAGCGAGGTGGAGAATGACCATGGACTCCATCGCCATGACCCGGCAGCAGCTCGACGGCGACAAGATGATCGTCAACATGGGGCCGTCGCACCCCACCACCCACGGCACGCTCCGCATCGTGCTGGAGCTCGAGGGCGAGACCATCACCAAGGCCACCCCCGAGATGGGCTACCTCCACCGCGGCGTGGAGAAGCTGGGCGAGAGCCTCAGCTACCAGCAGTTCATCCCCCTGACGGACCGGCTGAACTACTGCAGCTCCATCATGAACAACGTGGGCTACACCACGGCGGTGGAGAAGCTGCTGGGTATCGAGATCCCCAAGCGCGCCCAGCAGATCCGGGTGCTGGTCTCCGAGCTGGCCCGCATCGCCGACCACCTGGTGTGCGTGGGTGTGAACGCCGTGGACATCGGCGCCTTCACGGCCTTCCTCTACCTCTTCCGCCAGCGCGAGACCATCTACGACCTGTTCGAGATGGCCGCCGGCCAGCGCCTGCACACCAGCTTCACCCGCATCGGCGGCCTCTACCGGGACATCCCCGAGGGCTTCGTGCCCCTCACCGAGCGCTTCCTGGTGGAGTGCGAGGCGAGCATCAACGAGATGGAGAACCTGCTCACCCACAACCCCATCTGGCATGACCGCACCAAGGGCATCGGCGCCATCAGCCCGGAAGACGCGGTGAACTGGGGCTACACCGGGCCCTGCCTGCGCGCCGCCGGCGTGCCCCAGGACCTGCGCAAGGCCCAGCCCTACCTGGGCTACGAGACCTACGACTTCGACATCCCCGTGGGCACCACCGGTGACGTGTTCGACCGCTACCTGGTGCGCACCGAGGAGATGCGCCAGAGCCTGCGCATCATCCGCCAGGTGCTGGACCGGCTCGAGCCGGGTCCCGTCATGGTGGACGATCCCAAGGTGGCGCTGCCGCCCAAGGAGAAGGTCTATACCCGCATGGAGAGCCTCATCCACCACTTCAAGCTCATCATGCACGGCATGGAGATGCCCGTGGGCGAGGTCTACAGCGCCACCGAAGCCGCCAATGGCGAGCTGGGCTTCTACATCGTGAGCGATGGCGGCAAGAACCCCTACCGCATCCGCGTCCGTCCCCCCTGCCTCCCCATCTTCAGCAGCTTCGAGGAGCAGGTGAAGGGCGGGCTGATTGCGGATGCTGTTGCGGTGCTTGGCGCCATGAATATTATTGCCGGTGAACTGGACCGATAATCAAACGCAACCTGCAACGGCACAGGCGCCATGAGCACGAAGCAGGAGCGGAGTGCGACTTTGCCGAAGGCGAAGCCCGAAGGGTGCCGCACAGGATGTGCGGTGTCAGGATCATTGCGGGTGAGCTCGACCGTTGACGCGCCAAGCACGGCATGCGGGCGAAGGCCGCTGCCGGACTGGGGGCCATGAGGCCGAAGCAGGGAGGCTCCGTCTCCACGAGGCGCAGCCGAGCGGGAGCAGGCGCAGCGTACGATAGACGGAGCAAGGTCGACCGTGCGCGAAGCAGGCCGTGCTCTAGCCTCATTGGACCTGCGGTGGGTTTTTCGGCCAAGCTGTCGCATTCCCTCCGGGAGGTCCCATGGATCGCCGTTCGTTTTTGAACGCCACACTGGCTGTCAGCGCCGCGGGGGCCCTCGCGCCGCTCTCCGCCCAGGGGCGGCCCACGCCCATGCCAGGCGAGACGATGCCTACCCATGTCTGGCTCGTGGGGGACGCGGCCCCGACCGATCCGGCCGCATACGCGGCCCGCCTGGCCCGTTTGGCGTCGCGGGAGAAGGTGCGGGATACCTATCTGGCCCAGGGCGCGGTAACCGAGTTGGAGCAGGCTTTCGCCAGTCTCCTGGGCAAGGAGGACTGCGCCTTCTTCCCAACGGGAACCCTCGCCAACAACGTGGCCGTGCGGGTCCTTTGCGCCGACCATCCCCACGCGCTGGTCCAGCACGAAAGCCACTTCTACAGGGATGAGAGCGACGCGGCCCAGCGACTGGCGGGCATCAGCCTGGTGCCCCTGGCAGCCGGGCGCGCCACGCCCACCCTCCAGGAAGTCGCGACAGCCTTCGACGAGGCGGAGAAGGGGCCCTTCGCCATCAAGGTGGGCGCCATTTCCCTGGAAAGCCCCGTGCGTCGCCAGCGTGGCCAGCTGGTGCCCCCTTCAGCGGTTCAGGCTTTGACGGACCTGGGCAAGGCGCACGGGGCCGGCCTGCACCTGGACGGCGCGCGCCTCCTCCTCGCCCCACCCTCCCTGGATCTGAAGGCCTATGTGGCACCCTTCACCACGGTCTACGTCTCCCTCTACAAGTACCTGGATGCCCCCTTCGGGGCCGTGCTGGCGGGATCCAGCGTCCACATGGCCAAGGCTCGGGAGTTCCGCCACATCTATGGCGGGCTTCTCTACCAGGGCTGGGAGGCGGCCCTCATTGCCCTCGATTCCCTGAAGACCTTCCCCCAGCGCATGGCCCGGGCCCATGGCGTCGCCCAGGACTTGATGAAGGCCCTGGAAGCCAGTGGGAAGGTCAGGCGGCGGGTGGATCCTTATGCCTCCAACATCCATTTCCTGGAAATGGACGCCACCCTGGCCCAGGCCGCCACGGAAAGGGGTCGTGCGGCTGGCGTGCGGCTGGGCCCATTCATCGATGGCGCCCTTACCCTGGGCGTCAACGACACCATCAATCGCAGGCCCGTGGAGGATTACGTGAAGCTGTTCCTCTGATTGGCGGGGCAGGGCATGCTCACCCCTTCTGCAGCTCCGCCAGCTGTGTCCGGTGGTCATTCCGCAGCCGCTCCAGAAGGCCGAGCAGCGCGTCCCGTTCCTCGGGGCTGAGACAGCGGTCCACCTGCTGGCAGAGGGCGTTGTGGCGGGCGAACATCTTGGCTTCCAGGGCCAGGCCCTTGGGCGTGATCTGGACGCGGCTGCCGCGGCGGTCGGCGGGGTTCTCGCAGCGCTTGACGAGGCCCCGGGCTTCCAGGCGGTTCACGAGGCGGGGCACGTCCGCGAAGCGGTAGATCATGCGGCAGCGCAGCTCCTTCACCAGGTAGCCGTCCCTGGGCCCGCCCTTGAGGATGCGCAGCACGTTGAACTGCTGGTCCGAGAGACCCTCGGGTTCGTACAGGCACTCGTCGAAGAGGCGGGCCACGTACTCCCGGGTGAGGAGCAGGGCCAGGGCCACCTCGTGGCCCGGCTCGAGGGGCTTGGTGATCTGGAGTTCCTCGCGGATGTGCATGGCCGGCTCCTGCAGCCCCAGGATGACAGATTTTCAAAAAAAGAAGTTGCAACTCTCGAATTTCGACCTAGACTTGAATGCATGGTGAAACACCTATTCCCAGGAGGTCACATGCGCCACCCCTTCCGTGCCATTCTTGCCGTCCTCGCCCTGGCGGCGCTGCCCGCCCTGGCCCAGGACGCCTATAAGATCGACCCCGTCCACAGCGAGGTCAGCTTCAAGATCCGCCACCTCCTGGCCAAGGTCAGCGGCCGGTTCACGAAGTTCAGCGGCACCATCAAGGTCGATGCCGCCGACATCAGCAAGTCCAGCGTCGAGGTCAGCATCGATGCCACCAGCATCAACACGGACAACGAGATGCGCGACAAGCACTTGAAGACCGGCGATTTCTTCGACGTGGAGAAGTTCCCCACCATCACCTTCAAGAGCACCTCGGTGAAGGAAGTGGCCAAGGGCAAGCTGGAAGTGACGGGTGACTTCACCCTGCGCGGCGTGACCAAGCGCATCACCTTCCCCATCACCGCCGCCGGCACCCAGCCGGGGATGAAGCCGGGCACCGTGGTGGCGGGCTTCATCGATGGCGCCGTGACCATCAACCGGAACGACTATGGCATCAAGTACGGCCCCGGCGTCCTGGGCGACGAGGTGGCCATCTCCCTCAACATCGAGGCTGGCAAGTAAAGGCCGCCAGCCCTATTTCCAGTCCGTATCCAGGTGGCGGGGGCGGCATAAGGGGCCGTAACGGACTCGCCATTCGGTAGGAGTGATTCCGTAACGGCCCCTAAGAGGTCCTCATGAGCGAAGGATTCCCGAAAGTCGCGGCCAAGATCCCGGCGGTGCTGGATCTGGAGCCTGGAACCTACTTCTGGTGCGCCTGCGGCCTCAGCGCCAAGCAGCCCTTCTGCGACGGTTCCCACAAGGTCTGCGACCTGCGCCCCCTGAAGGTGGAAATCACGGAGGCCGGCAAGAAGGCCCTCTGCCAGTGCAAGCACACCAAGACCGCCCCTTTCTGCGATGGGAGCCACTGCGCCCTTTGAGGCCACTGGACCGGATTTGGTCGTGATGGGGGGCACCGGGTTTACCGGCGCCTCCCATCTTCGTTTACGGCTAAACTGAGCCCTCATGCGAGCGCGCCCATGAATCATCCCCAGCCTCCCGAGACCTCGAATGAACCCCTGGCCCCGGGCCAGCGGCTGCCCGAATCCGAGCGCAGAGAGTTCAGCCCTGAAGCCATCGCCGAGATCCAGGCGATCATGGCCAAGTATCCGGACAAGCTCGCGGCCACCCTGCCGGCTCTGCACATCGCGCAGCGCGAGTTCGGCTTCGTGAGCCTGTCGGCCATGAAGGCCGTGGCCAAGGCCATCGGCATTCCCGAGGGCCACGTCTTCGGCGTCGCCACCTTCTACACCATGTACCAGAAGGCGCCCGTCGGCAGGTACCACTTCTCGGTCTGCACCAACATCAGCTGCGCCCTGCGCGGCGCCGCCCAGCTGCTGGAGAAGGTCTGCGAGAAGACCGGCGTGAAGCCAGGCGCGGGCCCCAGCCCCGACGGCATGTGGAGCGTGGAGGAGGTGGAGTGCCTGGCCGGCTGCGGCGTGGCGCCCTGCGTCCAGGTGAACCACGACGTCTACGACGAGCTGGTGGACGAGCAGAAGCTCATTGAAGTCATGGAAGCCTGCAAGCGCGGCGAATACCGCCCCTGGGCGCAGTGAGCGGAGACGAGACATGGCAGCCATCCGCACCAAGCCTGATCACCACACCTACACCTTCCCCGGCTTCGGCTCGGAGAAGTTCCCGAACCTGCTGCTCCGGGGCGCGGGCGACCTGAACAACTGGCACCTGAAGGTCTACGAGCAGCAGCACGAAGGCTACGTGGCCATGAAGGCCGCGCTGAAGATGGAACCCGTGGCCGTGACCGAGGAGGTCAAGACCTCGGGCCTCCGGGGCCGCGGCGGCGCAGGCTTTCCCTGCGGCCTCAAGTGGTCCTTCATGCCCAAGGACACGGCGGACCGCAAGTTCACCCGCTACCTGGTCTGCAACGCCGACGAAGGCGAGCCCGGCACCTTCAAGGACCGCGTCATCCTCGAATACAACCCGCACCAGTTGATCGAAGGCATGATCATCGGCGGCTGGGCCATGCAGTGCGTGACCGGCTACGTCTACGTTCGCGGCGAGTTCCTCTGGCTCATCGAGAAGCTCGAGGCCGCCATCCAGGAAGCCCGCGATGCCGGCTACCTCGGCAAGAACATCCTCGGCACCGGCTGGGACTACGACATCCTCGTGCACCGCGGCGCGGGCGCCTACATCTGTGGCGAGGAGACGGCCCTGCTGAACTCGCTGGAGGGCCGCCGCGGCGAGCCCCGCGTGAAGCCGCCCTTCCCGGCGGCCAAGGGCGCCTTCGGCCAGCCCACCACCATCAACAACGTGGAGACCCTGGCTGCGGTACCGCCCATCATGCGCATGGGCGGCGCCGAGTACGCCAAGATCGGCTCCCCCAAGAACTCCGGCACCCGCATCTTTGGCGTCAGCGGCCACGTGAAGCGCCCGGGCATCTACGAGCTGCCCATGGGCACGCCCATGAATTTCCTGGTGGAGGAGCTTTGCGGCGGCTCCAGCACCGGCCGGAAGATCAAGGCCATCATCCCCGGCGGCGCCAGCTGCCCCATGCTGGACGAGAAGGATTTCGACGTCCCAATGGACTTCGACAACCTGAGGGCCCGGGGCTCCATGGGCGGCTCCGGCGGTCTCATCGTCATGGACGAGGACACCTGCATCGTGCAGGCCACCCTGCGGCTCATCCGCTTCTATGCGCACGAGAGCTGCGGCCAGTGCACGCCCTGCCGCGAGGGCTGCAACTGGATGGAGATGATCCTGTACCGCATCGAGCACGGCGAAGGAAAGATGGAGGACCTGGACCTGCTGGCCAGCCTCACGCCGCGCATCGGTATGCGCACGCTCTGCCCCCTGGGCGATGCGGCCTGCGGTCCCATGGACTCGGCGCTGCAGAAGTTCCGCCACGAGTTCGAGCATCACATCACCCACAAGACCTGCTACGCCACGGGCTCGCGCCTGCTGTCGAAGGTGGGGGCACACTAGGCTTTGCCGTTCCCTATCTCCGAAAATGGGCGCCGATGGCGCCCATTTTCGGAACAGGAGGAAGGACCTCATGCGTTGGCTGCTGCCCCTATTCCTCGCCTTCTGCCTGCAGGCCCAGGAGGTCTTCCTGGTGCAGCCCTACCTGCAGCTGGGCGACGCGCCCAAGGTGGCGGCCCGGGAGCGGCTGGACCTGCTCTGGCACGCGGGGGACGAGGAGGCTGCCTGGTCCGTGGAGGTGCGCGGCACCAAGGGCTGGACGGTCCAGTCCCCGCCCGCCTTCCGTCGGCTGGAGGCCCCGCCCCTGGCCCCCCACCGGGTTTACCGGGTCACGCTCCGGAACCTGCCGCCGGGCTCTGCCGTCCCCTACCGCGTGAAACGCCAGGGCAAGGTGGTGTTCGAGGCCGAGGCCCAGACCCGCAAGCCGGGCGCCCACCGCATGGTCGTCTTCGGGGACGCGGCCGATGGATCAAGGGACCAGTCGGCCATCGCCAAGGCGGTGCTGGCGGCTCAGCCCGACGCGGTCTTCATCACCGGGGACCTGGTCTATGGCCGGGGCCGCGCTTCCGAGTACCGCGCCCACTTCTTCCCGGTCTACAACGGCGAGGCGGCGCCCCTGATGCGCCGCACGCCCTTCCTGGGCGTGGTGGGCAACCACGACGTGCCCTTCGCCGGCTTTCCCGACGCCTCGGCCTACTTCGCCTACTGGTCCCAGCCTCTGAACGGACCTGCCCTGCAGCCCGGTGCGAAGAACGCCGCGCCGGTGAAGGCCGGGGTGCACGATGCCATCGTGGCGGCCTCAGGTCCGGCTTTCCCCCGCATGGCCAGCTTCAGCTTCGACTACGGACAGGTCCATTGGACGGTGCTGGATTCCAACGGCTACGCGGACTGGGACAGCCCCCCACTGAGGGCCTGGCTGGAGGCCGACCTCCGGGCCGCCAAGGGGGCCGCCTGGCGCATCGTGGCCCTGCACCATCCGCTCTTCCAGAGCGCGCGGAGCCACTCCGACGACCAGTGGATGCGGCCCATCAGCCCGCTCCTCGAGAAGTACGGCGTGGACCTGGTGCTGGCGGGGCACGTGCACAACTACCAGCGCACGGCGCCGCTGCGCTTCCAGCCCACCCAGGTCGGTTTGCGCGGCAAGCCAGTGGTGGGCGAGTTCACGGTGGACGAGGCCTTTGACGGCAGGACGGTCACCCGGGCCAGGGGGCCCATCCACGTCGTCACCGGCGCCGGGGGCGCCGAGCTCTACGACCCCTGGCAGACCGACGCCAAGGCCAGCTGGCAACCCTGGACCCGCGCCTTCGTCTCCGACAAGCACTCCTTCACGGTGCTGGACGTGGCCGCGAAGACCCTCACGCTGCGCCAGCTCGATGCCGAGGGCCGGGAACTGGATGCCATCACGCTGACGAAATAGCCGCCGCGGCCGACGGGCCTCAGAGCGGCCGGAGCTGCTCGGCGACGGAGCGGGTCCGCTCGGTGACCTCCGTGCCGGTGTGCAGGGTGGACTTTCGCTCGATGAGCAGGAGGTGGCATTCCTGCTCGGCCACCGGGTTGTGGCGGACACCCTTGGGGACGACGAACATCTCGCCTTCGTCCAGCTCCACGGACCTGTCCTCCAGTTCGATGCGGAGGTGGCCCTTGAGCACGAGGAACAGCTCGTCCTCCGCCTCATGGCTGTGCCACACCAGCGACCCCTGTACCTTGGCCACCTTGATGTAGGCCTCATCCACCTCACCCACCACCCGCGGCGACCAGAGCTCCGTCAGCGAAGCCGCGACCTGCCTGGGGGAGACGACGTTGGGCATGGGAGGCTCCTTGGGGGCTGACGAATGCACTCGGCCCGATCCATTGACAATGAAGCGTCGAGCGAACCCTCAGCGACGTTCGTACTCTACGCCCAACAAGGAGCAGAACACCTTCTTCAACCAGGCGTACGGGACAAGGATGATGCCCCAGAACCGACTCTGGCGGCGGAGGTCGGCCCATCGCTTCCGGCGATCATGAAAGCCGACGCTGAATTGTGAAACATGCTGCTTCCGGCGATTCATGGGGAGCCTGCCCGGGTCATGGAGGAAGCCACCGCCGCTACTTTCCGAAGGTGATCGAATAGGTCAGGGGCTTGGGCAGCTGGGGGCTCTTCACGGTGGCAGTCATGGTGAGGGACTTGCCGTCGGGGCTCAGCTTGAACAGGTTGGTGCGCTCGCCTTCGTCGTTCTTGAAGGTCTGGATGAGCTGGTCCTTGCTGACCTGGGCGGCCACCTGGAACTTGTCGCCGTCCTCGCGGGTCCAGGGGGCGGACTTGCCGTCGGGGGGCATGTGGATGGCATCGCGCTCGTCCAGCTTGATGAGCACTTCCCTGTCCGTGATGGTGATGACGACCTTTCGGTAGGCGGGGTTCAGCTTGGTGAGCCGGCCCCGGGCGATGGGGCGCTTGATGAAGTTCATGTCCGCCACGGTGCTGTTGATGGCCGCCGCGATGTCATCGGCCCGCACCTGGCTCCAGGTGCCGGACAGGGAGCCGTCCTGCGCGACGAGGGACAGGGCCGCGAAAGCGGGGACAAGGAACAGCCGGGCTGAACGCATGGGATCTCCGTGGGGTGGGTGGTCCCAACCATAGCACTTCCCAACGCAGAATTGGCCCCGTCCGGGGCCAATTCTGCGCGAGTGGGAAACGAATCAGCCGATGGTCGCCACCATGACCGCCTTGATGGTGTGCATGCGGTTCTCGGCCTCGTCGAAGACCACGCTGTGGCGGCTGCGGAAGACCTCGTCGGTGACTTCGCGGATGTCGTGGCCCTGGGCCTTCATCTCCTTGGCCAGCTTGGTCTCGAAGTCGTGGAAGGCGGGCAGGCAGTGGAGGAACTTCACGTCGGCGTTGCCGGTCTTCTGGATCATCTCCATGGTGACCTTGAAGGGGGTGAGCAGCTTCACGCGGGCGGGGATCTGGTCCTCCTCGCCCATGCTGGCCCACACGTCGGTGTAGATGACGTCGGCGCCCTTCACGGCCTCATCGACGTTGTCGGTGACCTCGATGGTGGCGCCGGTGAGCTGGGCGGCCTCGCGGGCGGCGGCGAGCACGGCCGGATCGGGGGCCAGCTCCTTGGGGCCCAGGGCCACCATGTGCATGCCGGTCTTGGCGGCACCGTACATCAGGGCGTAGCTCATGTTGTTGCGGATGTCGCCGCAGAACACCAGCTTCACCTTGTGCAGGGGCTTGGCCACGTGCTCTTCGATGGTGAGGAAGTCGGCCAGGATCTGGGTGGGGTGGTCGGTGTCCGTGAGGCCGTTCCACACGGGCACGCCGCTGTGCTTCGCCAGGGCTTCCACCACTTCCTGCTTGTAGCCGCGGTACTCGATGCCGTCATAGAAGCGGCCCAGCACCTTGGCGCTGTCCTCGATGGATTCCTTTTTGCCCACCTGGGAGCTCGCGCTGTCCAGGAAGGTCACGTGGGCGCCTTCCTCGAGGGCGCCGACTTCGAAGGCGCAGCGGGTGC contains these protein-coding regions:
- a CDS encoding beta-ketoacyl-[acyl-carrier-protein] synthase family protein, whose protein sequence is MNRPPQRVVVTGLGIVSSLALGREGTWSAMLEGKDGLAPLTRLSLPLEPAQLAGQVAMDPGRHQTLCERMALGALEEALDGLVPQGDPTRIGVFQGAGTSGLPVAEAFLEERLAGRRGRASEPAYQSPSTVTDALARRVGSQGPRGTIMNACSSSLLALGQAWERLAAGELDFAVAGGAENLCRTTYAGFSCLKAVDAKKCRPFSRDRAGLNLGEGAVQLVLETLDGARARGAMIYAEVLGYGASMDAHHPTAPHPEGEGAARAMTMALRTGGLDASGIDLVSAHGTATPANDGAECLAIRRALGTAADAISVTSTKSQFGHTLGAAGAFGAAAAILALRDQVVSPTLRLEEADPICDLDCTPKVAKQRLLRAALVNAFAFGGNNTSLLVRRWEGR
- the fabZ gene encoding 3-hydroxyacyl-ACP dehydratase FabZ — translated: MTDIPAHLPHRYPFLLVDRVLEREPGVRVVAEKLVTNGEPYLQGHFEGHPLVPGVLLLEMLAQAGGFLEAEPLHGAAIFLAGVQDARFRAPALPGDRLRLEVRSDGAFAGMMKIRGTVSCEGRDLCTAALLVKRL
- a CDS encoding phosphopantetheine-binding protein; this translates as MSDLKLRVKEMIIERLKLEGMTPDQIDDGAPLFGEGLGLDSIDALELVLGIEQVFGVKIEDEAAGLKAFKSVQALTDFIAENAK
- a CDS encoding NADH-quinone oxidoreductase subunit A, whose protein sequence is MAHPASPFLSVLILLLVAAVTAAAILVLSGWVLPMLKPNNPQEAKLRVYECGVPPVQSGARHKYSVKFYLTAMLFILFDVEAAFLLPWAVNFKTALWTFGAMLSFMATLLVGFIYAWGKGAFEWER
- a CDS encoding NADH-quinone oxidoreductase subunit B, with protein sequence MAELDINDAVMTTRLDAVVNWGRKNSLWPMPFGVACCAIEFMSMMSSKYDLSRFGAEAMRFSPRQSDMMLVLGTITNKMAPVLRTIYAQMAEPKWVISVGVCASSGGMYRTYATLQGIDRIIPVDVYVPGCPPRPESIIYGVMKLQEQIEKESLSMRKDHIARFYESLERQDALQAAKGLTSQQTIREMLMDAGERGVGTIF
- a CDS encoding NADH-quinone oxidoreductase subunit C, coding for MIIEHIDAQLPGTVTDRHDFRGDQTIVIAKENLLAVVDLLHREGFQFLVDITAVDWPEREQRFDVVYHWLNLASQERLRVKVPVADGESVASLAGLFKTANWFEREVFDLFGIRFEGHPDLRRLLTWDDFQGHALRKDFPLDGGDVFCMEGCTAPYNNGERGGE
- the nuoD gene encoding NADH dehydrogenase (quinone) subunit D, encoding MIVNMGPSHPTTHGTLRIVLELEGETITKATPEMGYLHRGVEKLGESLSYQQFIPLTDRLNYCSSIMNNVGYTTAVEKLLGIEIPKRAQQIRVLVSELARIADHLVCVGVNAVDIGAFTAFLYLFRQRETIYDLFEMAAGQRLHTSFTRIGGLYRDIPEGFVPLTERFLVECEASINEMENLLTHNPIWHDRTKGIGAISPEDAVNWGYTGPCLRAAGVPQDLRKAQPYLGYETYDFDIPVGTTGDVFDRYLVRTEEMRQSLRIIRQVLDRLEPGPVMVDDPKVALPPKEKVYTRMESLIHHFKLIMHGMEMPVGEVYSATEAANGELGFYIVSDGGKNPYRIRVRPPCLPIFSSFEEQVKGGLIADAVAVLGAMNIIAGELDR